A part of Jaculus jaculus isolate mJacJac1 chromosome 17, mJacJac1.mat.Y.cur, whole genome shotgun sequence genomic DNA contains:
- the LOC123455537 gene encoding putative sperm motility kinase W, whose protein sequence is MEGDQKAKSPDEEEAITSDYQILRKLGQGGFAEVNLACHLRTNICVAVKKVKKDKGSVIENELFALKAMDHPNIVRLYSVINTQQFTYMVIENAPGGTLLNHVLIAGTLAEAEAQRLFSQLVLAVAHCHAKGFAHRDIKPNNILLDKKNNIKLCDFGLSIQTTPGKILKRFCGTTLYCAPEMLDGQGYDPKMQDIWSLGIVLYFSVSGYLPFKGVTRSNLKEHILVTCKQKDLGLPSGLSSDIVNIIHTLLTVNPRLRPAIDAIKTHPWLTFGGKPAQPPCKDTLVDSAHHRISLLMSILGYSADALTQALHDKTYDSVMAAYLILKYESPWGEHAEGQSASRFSSGVVRTLLGRPVSEGARPTLAISAKPHGQKATGDRQKHSCPDICAPQPDCAVPEVSGSAEPSSSLSGSNALPVDTSAPVSSSVPSEYETSMFLQAEADWPCVSFLLQTGQISHLTKVALTLLKDEVSDQARGETEALQEVDGIQWVHLPHCRGCYGGSGAQRLLLSGSAAGVVMAVAGMAPGGRQDLSSDLGEAAHGWRRSGAAAAPRRRRSWESGPAQKLALLQLLAFFEETTAPSEDHDEDTREDPNLPLDIEELNREFMARSEQVYDSLSSCHWQPLDTVYSSVPEENPM, encoded by the exons ATGGAGGGGGACCAGAAGGCCAAGTCCCCTGATGAAGAGGAGGCCATCACTTCTGATTACCAGATTTTACGTAAACTGGGTCAAGGCGGTTTTGCTGAGGTCAATCTTGCATGTCACCTGCGTACAAATATTTGTGTGGCTGTCAAAAAGGTGAAAAAGGACAAAGGCTCTGTAATTGAAAATGAACTATTTGCCTTGAAAGCCATGGATCATCCCAACATTGTCCGACTGTACAGCGTAATTAACACACAGCAGTTTACGTATATGGTCATAGAGAACGCTCCAGGAGGAACCCTACTGAATCATGTGCTCATAGCGGGCACACTGGCAGAGGCGGAGGCCCAGAGACTGTTTTCTCAACTAGTGTTGGCTGTGGCACATTGCCATGCCAAGGGATTTGCCCATCGCGACATCAAGCCCAACAACATCTTGCTGGATAAGAAAAACAATATCAAACTCTGTGACTTTGGCCTCTCGATTCAAACCACTCCTGGCAAGATTCTTAAGCGATTCTGTGGAACAACCCTTTACTGTGCCCCAGAAATGCTAGACGGTCAGGGTTATGATCCCAAGATGCAGGATATCTGGAGTCTGGGGATAGTACTCTATTTCTCAGTCTCCGGATACCTCCCGTTTAAAGGGGTAACACGCTCTAACCTAAAAGAACATATCTTGGTTACGTGTAAACAAAAAGACCTTGGCCTCCCTTCAGGACTGTCAAGTGACATAGTTAACATCATCCACACCCTGTTGACGGTTAACCCCAGGTTGAGGCCCGCAATTGATGCCATCAAGACCCACCCTTGGTTGACGTTTGGTGGAAAACCTGCCCAGCCCCCCTGCAAAGACACACTCGTGGACAGCGCTCACCACCGCATTTCTCTCCTGATgagcatcctgggctacagtgccgACGCGCTCACGCAGGCGCTACACGACAAGACCTACGACAGCGTGATGGCCGCGTACTTGATCTTGAAGTACGAAAGTCCCTGGGGAGAACATGCTGAAGGGCAAAGTGCATCGAGGTTCTCTAGTGGTGTGGTTAGGACCCTGCTGGGAAGACCGGTCAGCGAAGGTGCCCGCCCTACACTCGCCATATCTGCCAAGCCACACGGCCAGAAAGCCACTGGTGACAGGCAGAAGCACAGCTGCCCTGACATCTGTGCCCCACAGCCTGACTGTGCTGTGCCCGAGGTGAGCGGTTCTGCCGAGCCCAGCAGCAGCTTGTCTGGAAGCAATGCACTACCAGTGGACACATCAGCTCCTGTCTCCTCCAGTGTGCCCTCAGAGTATGAGACCTCCA tGTTCCTACAAGCCGAGGCTGACTGGCCCTGTGTCAGCTTTCTCCTGCAGACTGGGCAGATTTCTCATCTCACGAAGGTGGCCCTGACTCTGCTAAAGGATGAAGTCTCCGACCAGGCCCGAGGAGAGACCGAGGCCCTGCAGGAGGTCGATGGTATTCAGTG GGTCCATCTGCCACACTGCAGAGGATGCTACGGAGGGAGCGGGGCGCAGCGGCTCCTGCTCTCGGGCTCTGCAGCCGGAGTTGTCATGGCTGTGGCCGGAATGGCACCTGGAGGACGACAGGACCTGAGCAGTGACCTCGGGGAGGCCGCCCATGGCTGGAGAAGAAGCGGGGCCGCCGCAGCCCCCAGGAGACGCAGGAGCTGGGAATCTGGTCCTGCCCAAAAGTTGGCTCTCCTGCAG CTTCTGGCTTTCTTTGAGGAAACCACAGCTCCAAGTGAAGACCATGATGAAGACACACGAGAAG